From the Bacteroidia bacterium genome, one window contains:
- a CDS encoding TfoX/Sxy family protein → MASDKQFVDFVTDQIRGAGEIVAKKMFGEYGVFSDGKIFGLICDNKLFIKATEAGRKYIGTVVEAPPYPGAKPSFLIGETIEDAAWLSELVRVTLRELPAPKPKKRKA, encoded by the coding sequence ATGGCTTCTGACAAGCAATTCGTGGACTTCGTAACCGACCAGATCCGCGGGGCCGGCGAAATCGTTGCAAAAAAGATGTTTGGCGAGTACGGAGTATTCTCCGACGGAAAAATATTCGGCTTGATCTGCGACAACAAACTCTTTATCAAAGCCACCGAAGCGGGGAGGAAGTATATCGGGACGGTGGTCGAGGCTCCGCCCTATCCCGGCGCGAAACCGAGCTTTCTTATCGGCGAAACTATCGAAGACGCCGCCTGGCTCAGTGAGCTGGTGCGGGTGACGCTGCGGGAATTACCGGCGCCGAAACCCAAAAAGCGAAAAGCGTAA